CACTGTCACCACATACTTCGCTGTGCCAGGGCAGGCTCGTGAAATGGTGGCTTTTAAAAGCTTGTGGCGTTGAGTAATGCTTCCCACAGTGAACTTCCTCTTTGATGTCTTTGTAATGTACACTTGGGCAAGGCGTAGCGGTGTGATGTGGGTAGAATGTGGCTGTCATTGCAGTAGGCCCAGTAGTGGTGGGTGCCAACTTCAGAAACTAAATAAAAACCCTGTTGAATGTTGGAACATGTTCTGAATCAGCTGACCGTAAAGAGTacccagtgccacacacacacacacacacgcacatattgtttttttatggtcttttacgactttattggacaggacagtgtgagaggtggacaagatGCAAATTAGGAGAGAGACGAAGAGtggtcggcaaaggactcgggccgggaatcgaacccgggtcagccgcatggcaggcgtgtgccctaccggttggccacggcagggcccacctATGCATATTTGGATACTATACACAAACGTGCGCTCGCTCATGCATGATTGAATGCATTGAAGTGTTCAATGTTTGAAGGTCTGACATCATGTGATGTCTCAAAACTGAGtggtataaagtaaaagtagaagtactcttacagatataATTGCAACACTGGTAGTGGTATATTACAGTACATGGTTTCAATAATATCATACAACTCGTGTTGAAATTACAgctgtacaagtaggcctacaactcagcTTTTCAGACCTCAGACCTTCAAACGCTAAACATTCCAAAAAAAGGGCCCATGACAGCATTGCGAGTAAGTGAAGGATTAACTCTGcctgtcttgtcctgtcttgtCTGTGGTATATCACATGGTTTCAATAATATCATATTACTCCTCTTGTAGTTACAgctgcaagagtacttctacttctactactttATACTAGTATATCATTCTGGTAAAAAGGGCCCATAACAGCACTGTAAGTGAATGATTAACTGTGCTTGTCTTGTCTGTCCCACAGGTGTACGAGCAGTCCTATGGCTTCCCCCACGCCGGCTGCTCCCAGGCAGGGATGCGGAGCCTGTCCGCGCTGGAGGTGCTGCTCTCCGCCGACCCAGACCGGGACCGGCCCAAGGCCCGGAGCACCAAGCCGCCCTCGCTCTTCGAACAGTCCCGATCGTCCTCCTTCTCCGGTGTGGAGGCCACATCGGCGGCTTGTGCCTCTGCTGCATCTCCGTCTGCATCCGCCGCTGCATCTGCATCCGCTGCTACCCCACCTTCCAGACTGGGGACCACACCCCAGCGCTGGCAGAACCAGGGCCTGAGCCCGGGGGGGCCCGCTCAACATGGAGGGGGCAgggcaaggggaaggggggaggcACCCCCTCAGAGAGGGCGCCTCCTTGGCAACACCCAGCACCTTGTGCTGCTCTACCCCAACCCCCATGCCCCCCACACGCACGCCCAGTCCTGCATGGGGGGGATGCACCACCACCCGCCGTTCCCCGTCATGCCTCTGCCAGGCCAGCCTTTCTGCCTGGGCCAGATGCCATGTGGTATGTTCGCTATGCCAACCTGCCACCACgtgcactaccaccaccaccactaccatcaccagcTGAGCCCCACTATGCCCGTGCAGTCTCTGGTGACTGTGGAGGGCACTCCAGGTCCAGGTCCTGGCAACTCCTGCAGTTTCCCCAGCAGCTCAACGCTCTCTCCGGCCAGgcgacagagaggcagaggggggcCCCCTGCTCCGGGCTTCGCCACGGCGTTCGCGATGCCACCGTTTGGGCTGTTCTCCACCTCCGTCTACGGTGGCGTTGGCTGCAGCCACACAGGCCCACAGCGGGGGCGACGAAGCGGCAACAACGgtagcagcagtggcagcggtggtggcaatggtggtggtagtggaaatggaggaggtggtggtagtggaggaggaggaggaggaggagggcgtcgTCTGGACTTCACCCACGAGGAGCTGGGCCACTTCAGTGACGACTGCAGCTACCAGTCGGGCCTGCCGCGACGCTCCTGGAGCCAGGCCGACATGAAGATCGTGCGGCAGCCCGTGCCCGCCGCCGAGTTCCGCCCCCTGGGCCACTACCCGCACCTGTCCCGCCGCCAGACGCCCACGCGGCCCAACCACCTGCCCCTGCAGGCCTGTGCTGCCGGCTCCTCCTCCTCTAAGTCCTCCACCACTAGGTGCACACCTGAGAGGCCTTCCTCCGCCTGTTCCCTcaggggcggtggtggtggtggtgggagtggaggTCGGACAGGTGAGCTGAGCCACAGTGATTCGGACTCGGAGACGGGGTGCCCGTTGTACTTCGAGGCGCTGTCGGGCCCACTGGCACGCATGAGGATCTCCTCAGGGAGTCTAcagctggaggaggaagaggaggaggaggaggaggaggtggaggaggagaaggaggtggaggagaaggaggaggaggaggagaggaagaacaagAAGGAGGTGGGAGCAGTAGGAGCAAAAGCACCCAAGAAGAAACCTTGATGGTGGGCAGGTTTTCAGAGTTGTCATTAAGAAGTGTCACAAGTGTGTCATGTAACTTTTAACACAGGCGACCAATAGCTATTGATTactatgtgtactgtacattctattgtcctaactcctgtccttgaCCTGTGCTCGTGGCCTCGCTCTTTGCTTACgccccgtctccgtggagaaaacgataacgtttccccgctgtcagcttggccacaacaacgtttgggggacttttccccattcaacacccctattgcaaatgagaaaatgacatttgaattgcgtctttgcgagatgttgaattaaacttctgtcaacaatgacgtcatcacgaggccacaagcacaagagaggacgggagttagggtCATCGAAAGAACCCTACTTGTGAAGGAAACAAGGGGACATGTCTTCCATCATATGCTGCAGAACCGCAGGACCATTGGGAACTCAGACTTGAAACATTTTGGTGCTATTCTTGAGAACATAACAGAGGTGTCAAATCAGTGGTCCAGCTCCTCAGAAAGATGTGGATTGGATTGAGGTCATCTCTGCTAACGTCATGTTAACTGACCATTGGTGCCGTGTGGAGGGGAAAGATCTTACAGATACTAAGGGCCCGACAGTACTGAGAGGGCCCCTGGGAGGCTAATGctaataacataatttgtcattttgggggcccaaaatttgaatctttcatggggcccaacatttttagcggcgctgACACTGGACTGTTTTTGTGGGCTGTAAGTGACTGGTATTTCTGAGTCCTTCTAAAGGACACATGGTATGATAATCACAATACTATGGTCATTCTGTTTCAGGAGACCCCAGTAAATATGCCCTTTTGATTGTTTTAATCACCCAGTGGTGCAACTACAGAATACACTTTAAGCATGTCTAACAGCTCATTTTCTCACCATTACAAAAAGTTCCATTTGTACTGCTATATCTTCCCTGTTCATTTGCAAACCCCCGATTGTATTTCATGGTCTACTCTAAGCACTCATACCATAGACCTCACAAATATTTCAACACTTCCTCTTAATGTGTTCAATGAATAATTTACAAAAGGTTTCTTAGACCATACTATATAGTTGTTTCATGATACCAGTCATGAGTAAATTACTTTCCTAATGAAATAAGAATTTCTACTAAATGATTCCATTGTGATAATGGCCTTTCCCCTCAAGAGAGCCATTTTTTTACCAGGGGAAAGTGAAAATCTGATTAGAAAGAATAAAATATAATCGTACAGAGAATGTGGTCACATTTTTACAGGCATTTCTTTTCAGCCACTATGGCTTCAACCTTTATAGTCCACtgtacaagtcatgggtaagcggttagggcgtcagacttgtagcccaaaggctgtcggttcgactcctgacctgccaggttggtgggaggagtaattaaccagtgctctctcccatcctccaccatgactgagtaCCTGAGCATGcaaattcgttgtgtgcagtgaacacttatgtgctgtgtcacaatgacaatgggagttggagtttcccagttgggctttcacttcacttcaccctTTATAGTCCACTGTACAACAGAACTGAAGCTGccttgattgaatgaatgaacacaAGAACATGGAAAATGATAGGAACATAAGAAAGTTGACCACCCGGAGGCAAATGCCATAATTTACAACTTTATTCTCAAACCAAACTAAAAAGCTCTTTGTAACAGttgaagcaaaacaaaacaacaaaacaaaacaaatgaacaaaaaagcCTATCGATACAGCTTTGCCAGATTCTTGTGCAgcaatttcatttcatattttactATATAAAAGCTCTGataaagaaaatgtacaaaactTCAGCATCAATGAGTTGTActtaagaaatataaaaatattATACCAAACATTGGGTTGCTCAAAAATCTCCAGCCCATCTGGCAATGTTTCGGATGCCTGTTAaagcatatatatttttttatttttgaagatAGAATGACCAGTACAAATATATTGAGTAGAACGATAAATATTTAGGCACAATGGGGAGTTGAAAAATTGgcatttaaatatattttatatatattttctcTTTGCCAACTTGGGttctcatcaccatcaccaccgatCCACAGATGGCACCTGATAGTTTTGGAGCTTGGCGAAAACAGTCCCTTCTCAAAAGACCTCAAAAAGTGATTCTAACatatatttataaaaaaaatcccaaaaaaaaatcaagaagatCAAACAATACACCTGccccgaacaaaaaaaaaaaaagcatccaCACTAGTATAAACTATGCAACTACAACCTGTGTACCAAACTCGCTATGCATCCCAAACTAGAGCTAGATATAGAATATGCACTTCTGATTTCAGCGTATCCCGTCTCCTTTTGGTTCCTTTGTTTTACTGCAGTGTCACGTACAACTGTCCAGACTAAGGACACTCCCCTCCGAGATCCACTCGGAGAGCAGGGGAATGTCTGGAATTGGACTTTTTTTGTCTtcttaaaaagtatataaaataaACCCAACCCCGCGAAAAAAAAGTGTATGCAGTGCATATTTTCCTTCAgaagtatacagtatgtctcccacaaagagaagagaaagaaaaagtgaaggaGACGAGGGAGGATGAACAGATCAACATGaacagaaaaggaggaggaggaggaggcaagatAAGTCTCAGAGTTCGATGCATTCCTAAACGAGGACAAAAACATCACGAACATAAACAAATTGTAGAAGTCTCCCACTGCCCGTAATCAAATTCTGTGTTTCAGTCTACCGAGGCCTGTTTTGATAAGTTGACTGTAAATGTATGTAGGGCGGTGCTAACTATCCTGCAACTATTAAATACTAAACATAAATATTCAAAGTCGACACCTGCGACTTCTCTACTCTTGACGGACTGCAGTTAGCTTTTGGGGTTGACCAGTAACCAAACCAGTGATGCTCTCCGTGTTGGATTCGTTCCATTATCTTAACTCCCACCCTcacctgtgcttgtggtcttGTGATGACATCGCAAgacgcaaaagcgcaattcaaaggtcccgttctcatttgcaatcgagatggtgaatgggggaaaagtcccccaaaagttgttgtgggtgGAGGACGAGAGTTAGGATAATGGGATGTACCCATTgtgttttttccattttgttactTCCTTATTGCTCAGTGTCCAATGACAGGCATGTTCTCCTGCAACATGATCGCTCCAGGCGTCGATGCCTGTGAATGACAGCTAAAACCAAACGTCTCTAATTTTCTATTCCAACATGAATTAACCTAAACACCTTTTGCACAGCAAAATTTCACCCTTTTTTTCTACTGAATAAGACACATCGACTACAAATGGCAGACTCAGTCCCATAATTAGTATGaatgaaaaacaaataaacacatacatcTGATGAGAAATCCTTGATTATGTTGCCCCCTCTCAGTATTTGATTGCTTGCCTATGATtgggtaagtttgtgtgtgtgtgtgtgtgtgtgtgtgtgtgtgtgtgtgtgtgtagatagagAGGTACATAGTCCATAATATGTGACACGATGACATGTCTCCCATACAGCAGTTATGTATAATGCTACAATTAACAGTGtgtcaaaaggtgtgtgtgtgtgtgtcggcctctGTGTGTACCATTGTCAAACAGACAATGACAAATGTCTCTCCAGAATTAAATACACGTTTATGGCCCTAAAAAAACTCACACATATATATTAAGACCAGGAAGAATCGCTAGCTATGTTCCTTATTCTATGCAATCCCTTCCCTGGTAAAGCGCCAGACAGGCAGGGGATCCTATGATTTCACTTGAAGTACTACACAGGATATGCCTGTCATATGATATACAGAAAGAACAAAGTTTGTTATTGTAACCCTAcaataaaaaagagaagaggaaaaatatAATTGTGAGTGCATTATACATGTTGACATCTCAGAAAATGTATGCTACTGTTATGACACACTACATTTTCCATATGCGTATCACAAACAGCTCAGATACCACACACAGAAACCTCGGGCAACAAGTGAtacacagaggaaaaaaaaaagaatagaaaagaaaaggaaaaaaaaagttaaaaacaaaCATCCATAAATACAATGTCCAAAAATGCAGATCTTTGGGAAAGAGGAATTCCTTTTGGTAGTTCCTGTGTAGACGTGTCACATCCTGCAAAAAGGctcagagggggtgggggaggggattgTGATGCAGTGCGGTAAGCTTTGAGGGAAGGGGAGAAGCTTCTGATGTCCAGAGGAGCCTCTGAGAGGTGGGCTGGTATgggcgtaggtgtgtgtgggtctgaGGCGGTGCGGAAGCCTCGGTGgaaagggtgggggtgggaggtggggttctgatgctgtgctgtgtggtgtatgATGTGTATGGGTCTGGTGTTTGTAtcagtgttcgtgtgtgtgggtCTAGTGTGGTGCGGAAGGCTCCTGGGAGGGGTTAGGTTCTGATGCAGTGCTGTGCGGTAGAGGACTGTGGAAAAGCGAGCCGGGCagcatcctcttctcctcctcctgcccacgTGTACACGTGCCCATGTGTGGACCTCGTCAGGACAGGGGGTTAGGAGGGGAGACTTGGGTTccacgcgtgagtgtgtgcatgtgtaagtgagtGTTTGAGATccaactctgtgtgtttgtgtgtgtgtgtgtgtgtgtgtgtgtgtgtgtgtgtgtgtgtgtgtgtgtgtgtgtgtgtgtgtgtgtgtgtgtgtgtgtgtgtgtgtgtgtgtgtgaatctcagTGCATTGGTGGTGTGAGGAAACCACCGGCACAAAACTGCAGAGGGACTAGGAGAAcctaaaaaagagaaaaggaagaaaatacGCAATCAGAGATGCTGCCAATTGTCTACagtaatagtatagtatagtatagtatagtatagtatagtatagtatactgccctacaatcttagaacgcagtaactctgaaaacggcaaactgagaaaaaaggcttcaaagttttccatatggcgcgacaactgtgttgccggtaaattggtggtgacacttcctggtaatgcttgtttaggatagaaatttaatgcacacaaaaaaaacaacaaaaaacaacatttatgtgtctttttgccacaaaaaacagagttactgcgttcttggctggtattactgccacaaaatggagttactgcaggagttactgcgttcttagcttgtattactgtctactcccaaaccagtcccattggaacgtgcagcagtaactcgccgacttactgcgtttttgtttaactttttttgggtcatttttgcactttcaaaattagttttctccaaaacgggacggtgttggaccaccatttttggacacaagacaaatgaggtagtttagaacccatttccgatataaaaaaaaaatcgaccattttgagttactgcgttcttgtattgcacggcagtatagtatagtataagtACTACCTCTTGAGCATCTTTGTCAGTGAGGCCGGGACACTGCTCTCGGCCTGCCAATACTAATGCACTAACGTACCTCTCTACTACAGTATAGTAATCAGGGTCcgaaattaacacctgccaaccggtcaCCTGCCAACCGGCTGGTGGAAAAGGCCAACTTATTAGCCACTCTGACCTATTCGTGAGTTTTTGGCTAG
This window of the Engraulis encrasicolus isolate BLACKSEA-1 chromosome 7, IST_EnEncr_1.0, whole genome shotgun sequence genome carries:
- the LOC134451804 gene encoding FERM, ARHGEF and pleckstrin domain-containing protein 1-like, producing MQAPESAVEVKERVRQDMTRESQSTHKRTLLPLAEKVCCRDEQRRMSIRSRLEPFKISVRSEAARKESLLSLRVIFLDDSEQTFEVEQRALGNDFYNKVCGHLKLLEKEYFGLEFRHHCGTFVWLELLKPLVKQVKNINDVSFRFIVKFFPPDPGQLQKELTRYLFALQIKQDLSNGSLTCNDNTAALLVSHLLQAEIGDYMEVLDVQHLETKKYVPNQEWLQKKILRFHKRHRGQTPAEADGLLLEVARKLEMLGIRPHAASDGEGTKINLAVTHSGVLVFQGNRKINTFSWAKIRKLSFKRRHFLIKLHAKIVPSQKDTLEFAMASRDVCKAFWKMCVENHAFFRLSEEPETRTKSLLYSKGSCFRYSGRTQRQLLDCVGRGERKNLPFERRYCKVPYDTRQCRSSPDLLTDVSKQVYEQSYGFPHAGCSQAGMRSLSALEVLLSADPDRDRPKARSTKPPSLFEQSRSSSFSGVEATSAACASAASPSASAAASASAATPPSRLGTTPQRWQNQGLSPGGPAQHGGGRARGRGEAPPQRGRLLGNTQHLVLLYPNPHAPHTHAQSCMGGMHHHPPFPVMPLPGQPFCLGQMPCGMFAMPTCHHVHYHHHHYHHQLSPTMPVQSLVTVEGTPGPGPGNSCSFPSSSTLSPARRQRGRGGPPAPGFATAFAMPPFGLFSTSVYGGVGCSHTGPQRGRRSGNNGGGGGGGRRLDFTHEELGHFSDDCSYQSGLPRRSWSQADMKIVRQPVPAAEFRPLGHYPHLSRRQTPTRPNHLPLQACAAGSSSSKSSTTRCTPERPSSACSLRGGGGGGGSGGRTGELSHSDSDSETGCPLYFEALSGPLARMRISSGSLQLEEEEEEEEEEVEEEKEVEEKEEEEERKNKKEVGAVGAKAPKKKP